Sequence from the Fundulus heteroclitus isolate FHET01 chromosome 7, MU-UCD_Fhet_4.1, whole genome shotgun sequence genome:
TGAGTCCATGTCTCACTCACTCTTAGCATATAGCTTAATGTCATCCATGTACAAGAGGTGGCTGAGTCGATATCCATAGTTAGACTTGTTGATTATTTGGCTGAAGAGGTTCAGGTCTACGCAGAACAGCAGAGGGTACAGAGCATCTCCTTGGTATATTTTCGTAATTTAATGGAGATTTGTGCAAGTCCTCAAAGGTGGTTTTCCACAGCCTCATGGAGTTTGCATTGAAGGCTCTCAGTGATGTTGCCCTTGTACAACTTCAGGCATTTCAGTGTGTGGTATTTGGTCATAGGCTTTCTTATAATCAATCCAAGTAGTTTAGGGTTAGGGGTTATCCCATTTAACAGATTaaatatacactcaccggccactttattaggtaccccatgctagtaacgggttggacccccttttgcctttagaactgcctcaattcttcatggcatagattcaacaaggtgctggaagcattcctcagggagtttggtccatattgacatgatggcatcacacagttgccgcagattagtcggctgcacatccatgatgcgaatctcccgttccaccacatcccaaagatgctctattggatggagatctggtgactgtggaggccatttgagtacagcgaactcattgtcatgttcaagaaaccagtctgagatgattccagctttatgacatggcgcattatcctgctgaaagtagccatcagaagttggttacattgtggtcataaagggatggccatggtcagcaacaatactcaggtaggctgtggagttgcaacgatgctcaattggtaccaaggggcccaaagagtgccaagaaaatattccccacaccatgacaccaccaccaccagactgaaccgttgatacaaggcaggatggatccatgcattcatgttgtagacgccaaattctgaccctaccatccgactgtcgcagcagaaatcgagactcatcagaccaggcaacgtttttccaatattctattgtccaatttcgatgagcttgtgcaaattgtagcctcagtttcctgttcttagctgaaaggagtggcacccaatgtggtcttctgctgctgtagcccatctgcctcaaagttcgacgtactgtgcgttcagagatgctcttctgcccaccttggttgtaacggatggttatttgagtcactgttgcccttctatcagctcgaaccagtctggccattctcctctgacctctggcatcaacaaggcatttccgcccacagaactgccgctcactggatgttttttctttttcggaccattctctgtaaaccctagagatggttgtgcgtgaaaatcccagtagattagcagtttctgaaatactcagacctgcccttctggcaccaacaatcatgccacgttcaaagtcactcaaatcacctttcttccccatactgatgctcggtttgaactgcaggagattatcttgaccatgtctacatgcctaaatgcactgatttgccgccatgtgattggctgcttagaaattaagtgttaacgagcagttggacaggtgtacctaataaagtggccggtgagtgtacaATATGGTATTGACAAAAAGAAATTCTTAGAATATCAACTAAATAAATCcatattaaaaatgatttaagatCAATGAAGTTGGTCTACAACTGGCATTAAATGTATTACCGTTGTTTgatatacccccccccccccaaataaatATTGTTGTCTAGATTATACAGGACATTGTCTAAATTAGATGATTCCATATCTTCTTCTGTTATAAAcatgttcatatatatatatatatatatatatatatatatatatatatatatatatatatatatatatatatatatataaatgtttaacaGAAAGGGCATACAAGTATTTTAGAATGTTTTCCCCCTTGATGTCCATTTGCTTGTTTTGAAGGAAATACTTTGATtcatgtttttgtcttatttatttatttatacatttttttttctatttttgaatGGGATTTATAATTAAGGAATCATTATAACACACTGTATAATTTACACAACAGGGATTTAATGTTGTAGTCAGaggtcttttttctcttttttaacttttttaccaCATTTTGCAACACAAAGGATGTATTTCAGGAACAAATTAGAACAATGGCTGAAGAAGTGAGCTTTTTGGGTGATAACTTCTCAGCATCCTCACCATCAGCATCTCAGGATCAGAAATGATGCCGTTTCCTTGGCCTTTACTCTGTTACACCCTTTCACAACTGCCCCCCACAAGAAGGCCAGATGTTCTTGATCTTGATTTCCTGAGGTCAAGAATTTATATGTTAACTTTCTCAACTGCTGATTAGGTGCTTGATGAGTGAATATTCTAGATGAAACTCATCAATTTCTTTACTTTGTGTTAAATTCTCACATTTCTGTATAGGACCaacctttttttccagatttcttTCTAATTAAAGGTTCAAATTAATCATAGATTTGTAACTAACAAGAAGGCTTACATTAAGAGAACTTTCCTGAGGTTTTATCAGACCAATGTTAAAAGtcaatattttcaataattaaaataacatcactgaCACTATTAGCATGAAATCTACATAGCTTTATTTTATGCAGTTAAAAATGTACAATTAGCACATGTCCATGATCCTCCTCATGCTCATGAACCTTGTGCCTCCATATCCCATCTCCCTGAAGCTCCTGTACTCTCCAGGCCTCAGGTACATCATCCTGCCTCTGAAGTGGGGCTGCTCATACATCAGCCAGTGGCCGTCCATCACGTGGCAGGACATGCAGTCAGACATACGGTAGCGGTCCATAATGGAGTCACAGTCATCCATCATCTCGTACATCTGACCCCCGAAGTTCTCCCTCTCATAGATCCTCATCCTGTAGGATCCCCTGTACTGTTGCAAggaataaaaagataaataaaattccAGTTTCTGGTTTACCCAGTCATAGAAGATAATGACTTATTGCTTAATACCTACCGAGGGGATCATACGACAAGACCTGATTTCACTACTAAAGCCCATCATGCTCATGTAGTCAGCGTACTCGCCCCTCCTCATGAAGTACTGGTTTCCCATGTAGTTGGGACGGTCGTAGACCATGAAGCAGCCACTCTCCACCCTGCAGGAGTGACACCTGCTCAGGTAGGAGGACATGTCAGAGCAGTCGCTCATGCACTCATAGGAGCGACCCTGGAAGTTCCTGTCCTCGTAAAAGATGATCtaaaaaggttttcagaaagCACAGCCACTATTAAACTCTACCAGGTACACCCTTCTAAATAATCTATCATTTAACGATTGTTCCAAATATTTACCTTGCCCATGGTGGTTGTTGTGGCTGGTCAGGTCTCTCAGAGAACTGTAGTTGAACTGATACCCTGCCTGCctgaaaatgttatatttataccTCGCAGGAGACAAAGACAGTGTATCCCTCTATTGTTCAAATTCATGAGCTGGCAAACTACTATTGAGGCCTATAGCATTTTGAGTAGTCCTAGCAGTAGGGCCATGACCTTTGTttagcaaataatttttttctagcAATAGTTTCAGTCTATAATTGAGTAcctaatgaatgaatgaaaagttATTCCAAATGGCAGATAAAATAAGACTTTGCTCTAATGTTtataactgtaaataaaaattgcagtttaatgtttgtgactgtaaatatagagaaaagtgttttttattttttgttatattacTTGTACAAAGGGCCATGACCTTTGTttagcaaataatttttttctagcAATAGTTTCAGTCTATAATTGAGTAcctaatgaatgaatgaaaagttATTCCAAATGGCAGATAAAATAAGACTTTGCTCTAATGTTtataactgtaaataaaaattgtagtttaatgtttgtgactgtaaatatagagaaaagtgttttttatttttgttatattaCTTGTACATTCAGgaatatttagcattttggcCACAGACTGCACACAAATATGTAATGTTATGACATAAGGTTTGTACAGTGGGGTCATGTAAACCCACAATCCTTATGTTAGATGAACTCTGTACAGCTGATCTGAGATCCTTTAGGTAGggttctatgttttttttctaaatagcaATAATGATTCTAACTTTAGCAACAATCTGATATTAGCTGTTgcacaaaaaaacactaaattttATGTACAGCTTATATGTGTCATAAGCATAAAGTTTTTTTGTACTTCTGGccagggaaaaaaatgtgaaaaaaaatgaaattgattACTTCTACAAGCACTGATTATCTAGCCTCATTCAGTTTGTTAGTAATGGACTTGTTGAGCTAGTTAGAGGAAATCAGATGACTACCAGCTCAGCATACTAAGCATGAGCCTAAACAGGTTATAGGTATAATTATAAAGAAGCCCCAACAATTCAACTAGCCTCCTCATGGATGCAAAACATTCACATGACTTTAGATTCTGCAAtaatggtgatttttttttactttaaaagatGAGAAAATGATCAGGTTAATTCAGGTTCACTTGATCTACTCAACCTGTGACTAGCTGAATAATACATAGCCCccatttatacatattttttcagAGTTTTGTGAGTGCAATTggatgaatgtggctctagttaaaaaaaaattgtatggtcagatgacaaaaaaaagacctacatttcgtccatttaacatttaaaattatattgtataaTAGGGCTGATGTCAGTGGAAAGTCTTAAAGATTTTAGTTCACTTATGAGAGTGGGTTTCTACTCTTAAGATGTCATCAGCCTTTTTCCTGCAGAATAATTAGCATCACCTATCTgtcaattaaaatattattcaaCATTATTAGGTTGGTATTAACTGTAGctatttttggaaaatgtttattGCAGAAATACAACCAAAACCAAAATCCCAAGAAACTGCATGGTAGAACAGTCATTGCCCGGCTTTCTTGGTTGTGAGACCTGTGCTTGAATCCCAAGCATTTCTTTTCTATATGGAGAAGAGATTTTCTTGTGATATATGCGTGGGTTCTTTCTCCATGCTTTGGCTTCATCCTTTTATCAAAAAACATTCATGTTAGGCTGATTGGCCACTGTAACCTGATCTTAGTTGTGAATGTGCCTGCTATAATGCTGTTTAATAGTGTTACTGAATATTATCCAGTTTAAAGCACAATCTGTGCAGTCGTGCTTCCTTAACCACACTCATCATCTTAGACTTTGTCCATGCAATTGAAAATTGGTTAGCTTTTTTGGATAAAAGGTTGATATCTATTTtgaaaaatcatattttaaaaatgcgGTGCATACACTGAGTCTGACttgaaagttaaaataaaaaaatcaataactcTAAAACGGTACAAATATATTACCATTACTATAGTATAATGAAACATGATCCAATATTGCACAACTATAATTACTGGGATGGACTGATTATTTTCAAACAGAAACTGTCAGGTGAAGGAGTTTAAGCAGCTTTTCTTCATGCATATCAATTTTCTTCATTGCTAAAGGACTACAGATATGGAGCCAAGGTAACATGGTGGAAGTGGTGTATTACTTTTAATTCTctttgaaaataacatttatctCTGACTTCAAAAGAAAATCTTATTTTACCCAGGAATTGTCTTACACCACAGTTAATGTTTTGGATCTgataaaatgtcaaattatgATATTCAACATGTAACAGAAAGTTATTTAGGGAAACATGGGAGCATCAGGGATGTGTGGACTTTTTGTACTTGCAAATATGCTTGTTAGACATTTACATCGGGCATTTACTCatagttcttgttttgaaaggTGGTGAAAccagaaattattgttttttcaatGTATTTCTTATTATGTTTGTATTCACATTGAGGATTCTGATTTGAGAACTTATGTCGAGTAAAGTTATCTTAATTTGTGGTTCTGACACCATTTCAAAGACTACAGTTGAGATTTTGACTCATGATTCTTCTTTGCATcttcttcagaaataaaaacaaggattacagaaaaaacagaaattgaaGTGAATAtctttatttgaatttaatgGTAGGAATCCATGATCCTCCTCATGCTCATGAACCTCGTGCCTCCGAATCCCATGTCCCTGAAGCTCCTGTACTCTCCAGGCCTCAGGTACATCATCCTGCCTCTGTAGTTGGGCTGCTCATACATCAGCCAGTGGCCATCCATCACATGACAGGACATGCAATTGGACATACGGTAGCGGTCCATGATGTTTTCGCAGTCATCCATACACTCATGCATCTGACCACCGAAGTTCTCCCTCTCATAGATTCTCATCCTGTAGGATCCCCTGTGCTGTAGACATTTgaaaaacaagattagatcaggCTTTGCTTCTATGGATAGAAATCTATGTAGAAAGGAGATGTAGTACCATGGGGATCATACGGCAGGACCTAATGCAGTCAGACATTCCCATCATGCTCATGTAGTCAGCGTACTCGCCCCTCCTCATGAAGTACTGGTTTCCCATGTAGTTGGGGCGGTCGTAAACCATGAAGCAGCCACTCTCCACCCTGCAGGAGTGGCACCTGCTCAGGTAGGAGGTGAGCTCAGCGCAGTCACTGCTGGTCTCATAGTGACGACCCTGGAAGTTCCTGTCCTCGTAGAAGATGATCTGGGAATATAATGTTTTCAGAGCACACAGTAGTAATTAAACTTTATCAGATACACCCTTATAAGTAAGCTACCAATTATTTAAcaacttttccatatttttacCTTGCCCATGGTTGCTGTGGCTGGTCAGGTCTCTCAGAGTGCTGTAGCTGAACTGATACCCTGCCTGCctgaaaatgttatatttataccTCGCAGGAGACAAAGACAGTGTACCCCTCTATTGTTCAAATTCATGAGCTGGCAAAATACTATTGAAGCCTATAGCATTTTGACCAGCTTACACATATACAGTAGCAGTAGGGCCATGACCTTTGTTTAGCATTTTGTTacagaaatgcatttttctcTAGTAATAGTTTTgaggtcttttgcttttttttagtaGCAATAGTAAGTCCACCTTTAACAATATTCTAGTGTTagcttaaacaaaataaataaaacaacaaaacataaaacaaaacctaTTTCCATATGCAGCTATGACATGTGTGACAATAATTTGATTCTATTATATATGTCCCAGAATAGAAGTGCAAGATGACATTTTTaactgaaatttattttttgtataatttgccaaaaaaaaaaaaaaaaaaaagctgaaattggTTACATCTACAAGAGGTGGAGATCTATTCTCATGCAGTTTTTCCATATTGGACTGGTTGACATTGACAGAGCAAACAAGCTGACTACCAGCTCACCATGTGGATATTAACCACCATTCTGAGTAGGCTACATTTCTGCAGAATCTTGCTACAAGATAATGAAGTAATCCTCGATAATCTTTCAATAATTCAACAAACCTGATTATGGATGAAAAAGTTCACATTACTTTAAGTTCTGCAAAGATTTAGTATCTTGACTTTGCAATATCACAAAAAGATCAAGTTAATTCAGACCCAGTTGATCGGCTAAATCCCTtgctgaatataaaaaaaaatcatgtatacATACTACTTTAGATTTTCCTTaataaagagacatttttttcagtcttttgaCTTTTTaccatgtattttattatttatcataTGTTTTACTAACCCTTTATAACTGAATATCagttaaatctattttttgtgAATTACATTGAGATAATATGGCTCCATTATATACTGCCATGTATATACCAAACATGAATGATTTAGTTTCAGTTCCCAAAGTTacaccacataaaaaaaaaaaaaaaaaaaaaaaaaactaccggTAAGATACAAAACTCTCAGAATTTTCCCCCCTGTGAATTGTCATCCATAAAAACTGATGGTTTCTCTCTTTTATCAGAATCTTGGGTTTATACTGTTGAGACAGGGCCTGAGTAAGTATTAACCCTGGACCATAAATTGTCCCCCAGGCTAGACAGCATCTCATCATTGTTTACACCCCACTATGTTGAACTATAGAAGGATCTGAGGAGAATTCATGGAATTTATACTCTGGAAAGAATATAAGAAATTGTAAGATGGGGTGACTGTGGGAAGAGTAGTTGTCTTCAAACATCGACATGTGGGGTGAGGCGCATGACCTTCAAGTTGCCTACCAATCTAACATCGGTTTATGAATGCTTGCACGTATGTGCGAGTGATTGGGTGAATGAGACTCTAGTGTGAGTAATTTTGAGTGGCTGGAAGGCTAGAAAAGCCCTAAAttgccttcactgcaaaaagactTCAGGCAAGTAGCCAGAGTAACATGGTTTTATAATTTTtcaatttcatgttttttgacCAAAAAGATCTTACGCTGCAGTGAATGTTTTGgatctgacaaaatgtcaaattatGATATCTGACTTGTAAAAGAGACAGTTATTTAAGGAAacatatggggggggggggggggggtgtcatgGAATTATGGTCTTCTTATACCTGGTCATACTTGATAGATAGTTACTTGATAGGCATTCACTCATAGCTCTTTGTATGCAAGTGGGTGAAcaagaaatttttattttttatctattttttatgtttgtatccACACTGAGGATTCTGATTTGAGATCTTATGTCGAGTAAAGTTACCTTAATTTGGGGTTCTGACACCATTTCAAAGACTACAGTTGGGGTTTTGACTCATGATTCCTgttcttcagaaataaaaacaaggattacagaaaaaacagaaattgaaGTGAATAtctttatttgaatttaatgGTAGGAATCCATGATCCTCCTCATACTCATGAACCTCGTGCCTCCGAATCCCATGTCCCTGAAGCTCCTGTACTCTCCAGGCCTCAGGTACATCATCCTGCCTCTGTAGTTGGGCTGCTCATACATCAGCCAGTGGCCATCTATCACATGACAGGACATGCAATTGGACATACGGTAGCGGTCCATGATGTTTTCGCAGTCATCCATACACTCATGCATCTGACCACCGAAGTTCTCCCTCTCATAGATTCTCATCCTGTAGGATCCCCTGTGCTGTAGACATTTgaaaaacaagattagatcaggCTTTGCTTCTATGGATAGAAATCTATGTAGAAAGGAGATGTAGTACCATGGGGATCATACGGCAGGACCTAATGCAGTCAGACATTCCCATCATGCTCATGTAGTCAGCGTACTCGCCCCTCCTCATGAAGTACTGGTTTCCCATGTAGTTGGGGCGGTCGTAAACCATGAAGCAGCCACTCTCCACCCTGCAGGAGTGACACCTGCTCAGGTAGGAGGTGAGCTCAGCGCAGTCACTGCTGGTCTCATAGTGACGACCCTGGAAGTTCCTGTCCTCGTAGAAGATGATCtgagaaaatatgatcaaaatatatctttttagaaaaatacaaaGATGAAATTTGCTTCCTTACATTTCATGTAAGATATTGATATTTTCATGTTAAACCTACCTTGCCCATGATCACAGTCTTCAATGTTGTTTGACTTCAGGACTGAATCGTGGCTGATGTGTGCTCCAGGCAGTGGACACTGTTACATTTATACTTGCTCAAACTAAATATGTATGTTGGGCTTCTATTGTATAATGTTCAGACTCAGCAACATGCCATAGAAGACTCTGGGATAGCCAGGGAACTAAAGGGTCATTATCCAACAGTATGCTGTTCTGATTGAAATGCATGCAATGCATACATTCAGCATTGTGGCTAAACATAAAGAAAATGATTAGTTTCTAAACCTAATATGAGAGCTATGTTTGTGTTGTTCAGTGAATacaatgttttactttaattgaaaaacaaaaggtttacCTGCAGAATACATTCACATAATGCATGGTTTTAGCTAAAATACCTAAATTTGTTGGATTCATTATGACATTGTGAGATGGATATAGTCGCtttatctgtttatttgttttaaatatgttaaagagATCTTCAGAGCTGTTTCTGCCTGACACCAGACATCAAGAATTAGCTATTTTTCTTGTCACTGTGTTACCTTAATGAAACTTTTGATGAGACTTTTCATGACTCAGGATGTATACAGATTGCttataacacacagacacaacagaacAATATTTCCACACCCTTTTCACATcaaatcagttgattgcactgtCCAACAATGCTTCCTGAAAAGCTTAAAGTGTGTAAATAGTCCTTAGGATCTAATAAGACTAATTTCCAAGTAAAAAAGTCAGATAGTAATCCCTTTAAAACTGACATAGATTCATGTGGTGCTGCATTAATTAATCACCTGAATGCTTCATTGTTGATATACTCATGCCAACAGTAAATGCTgtgtaataattttagaccttcacattacagaactgtgcaagcAGACATTCCCTGAGATATTAGAGTGTGAATTAGGCattaattgtgtgtttttgacATCACACAGACCACACACTGGGTTGGTAGTTTATTCATTCTAAGCACTCACAGCTTTTGGAAAATGTtgatgtcatggtttaagttttgtctggcttattttcttgtcattttgcaGTTCACTTACCTCACGCTCCCTCAAcaattagtcacacctgtctggacactaattagtctttattctcatcacctgtcaggctccctttataagctcaccttgtttgtttgtttgtcgctggctcgtagtgttCGTTTCCTcaccatcatgcctgtctgctcctgttCCCCCGCCTTGGTTCCCGGCTCGTCAagtttggtttttgtttagCTGTGCTGCTGGTCTCTGTTCCTCCGTCTTGGTCTTGGTCTCTGGTTCCGttcctggttctgcagcagcccaacTCCCCTCTGTTTCATGGACTACTGTTCCTCTGTGtcatggactctgtacctgccagccagctcctgcatccttcacctccgcCTGGTAACAGACTATGGTTCCTCATGTCATCACCatccacctgcaataaactctcttaaatccTACTcagtgtgtgcgtgctgtgtctgggttcatccTCGACAAAATCACGACAGTTGTTTTTAAGAcaattagtttttgatttaaataagcatttacc
This genomic interval carries:
- the LOC105922256 gene encoding gamma-crystallin M3; the protein is MGKIIFYEDRNFQGRSYECMSDCSDMSSYLSRCHSCRVESGCFMVYDRPNYMGNQYFMRRGEYADYMSMMGFSSEIRSCRMIPSYRGSYRMRIYERENFGGQMYEMMDDCDSIMDRYRMSDCMSCHVMDGHWLMYEQPHFRGRMMYLRPGEYRSFREMGYGGTRFMSMRRIMDMC
- the LOC105922254 gene encoding gamma-crystallin M3, which gives rise to MGKIIFYEDRNFQGRHYETSSDCAELTSYLSRCHSCRVESGCFMVYDRPNYMGNQYFMRRGEYADYMSMMGMSDCIRSCRMIPMHRGSYRMRIYERENFGGQMHECMDDCENIMDRYRMSNCMSCHVMDGHWLMYEQPNYRGRMMYLRPGEYRSFRDMGFGGTRFMSMRRIMDSYH
- the LOC105922255 gene encoding gamma-crystallin M3, with the translated sequence MGKIIFYEDRNFQGRHYETSSDCAELTSYLSRCHSCRVESGCFMVYDRPNYMGNQYFMRRGEYADYMSMMGMSDCIRSCRMIPMHRGSYRMRIYERENFGGQMHECMDDCENIMDRYRMSNCMSCHVIDGHWLMYEQPNYRGRMMYLRPGEYRSFRDMGFGGTRFMSMRRIMDSYH